GATCCAGAGTTCCGAGCGGCCGCACTGGCGAGGTTTGACCAGACTTGTCCGGTCTCAGGGGTAGACCATCCAGGGCTACTGGACGTCGCGCACGTCCTCCCGTGGAGCGACTATCCGGAGTACCGGGCGGACTTATCGAACGTACTGACACTCAGCAAGACCCATCACGCAGCATTCGATCGGGAGCTATTTACCATTGATCAGGACTACCGAGTGCGAGTGAACCCGGCATTCGAGACAGAAAGCGAATTGCTGCGACGGACAATCCTTGACCGTGCTGGCGAGCAAGTGCCGCTGCCCGACGGGGCCGTTGATCCTGAGTACGTTGCTCAGCACAACGAGATACTCGAGTGGGTGTGACAGTTCATAGATTCGTCTTTGGGCAGTAAGATATCGGTCTCAGTCCGTTTCACAAGATCTGAGTAAGTACTATTGCTTCATCTTGGGTGAAACATTCCTCAGATTAGCTATCTGGTTCGTCAGCTAACCCAACCTCTCTGAGCGCCTGCTCCAGTTTATCATTTGTAGTGCCAGTATTCGATGATTTTGTGGCAGTATCATCGTCAGTTGTGTCCTCGAGACCAGCGGCAGATAGTGCTGCGTCGAGGCTTCCGAAAACCTCCTCATACACTTGTGGGTGGTTGTCACCGACTGAGTAAAGCAGTCTTCTGTTGACGTTGGACCAGTTCTTGCTGAGGCGTTTCAATTCAGCAATCAATTCGTCCCGCCGATTGTGGTCAGAGTCATTCTTCGAAGCCTCTTCATGCCCTTCCTGGTCAGTCTGTGTGGCTCCTTCCTGCTCTTCTTCTTGGAGATTTGCTGTGGAGAGTGCTGCTTGTTGGCAGGCTTCAACAAGTTGCTCGGCTTCTGCAGTCGCTCGAATCCGAACCGTTTCGTCACGATAAACATACTCATCCAGAGTTGAGGAGAGATAGCGGTGGACGTCCTTGCCAGAATCGAGATCCCACCGAGATGCCAGTTCACCGTTACTCGTCGGTTGCATCGCAACAATATCGCTGAGCCGGGTAAGATCACGTGGGGGAAGCTCGTGGTCGGTCTCCTCCACCAGCTCCTCATCAGGTTCGGTAGAAAGAGGACTAGGGAGGTCAGGAGAGACTCGTGATTCCGTCTCCCAGTCAAAAAACGCGTCACGGGCATCTGCATATTCAATAAACGAACGAAGAATGTTATCAGGCTCTGTCTTTGCACCGATGCGGTCGACATTACCTACAACTACGAGTTTCGATTTCGGCCGTGTTGCCGCGACGTTGAATCGGTTCTGGTCTCCAGCGAACTTTAGACTCCCCGGGTCAGTGCCGACGACACTGTAGATGATAACATCTCGCTCGCGGCCTTGGAAACCATCGACTGTCTCGACATCGACGGCATACTCTGTTTCGAGTGCATCGCGGATTACGTTTCGCTGCCCGCGATACGGTGTTATAATACCGAGCTGGTCGGTGTCGAGACCATAATCTTGGATGAGTCGAGCAACCAGCCGGACACAGACATCGGCCTCTTGTTTGTTAAACGGACTTCCGTAGCGTTTGCGCCAGCCCTGTTCCTCGCTGGTAGCAACCATCGCTAGTGGCTCGTCCAGGACCTCATCTACGAACATCTCGTCCGAGCGCAGATGAGATGGTGTTTCGATCGTTCCATCACCGGTATGCGCCAGCTCGATATTCGAGTCGTAGACTCGGTCACGCGCAAACCCGATGATCGGAGCGACGGACCGATAGTGTGTTCGGAGCCAAGCATCTTCACCGAAGCGGTCGCGGAGGAGATTAAAGATACTCGACCCCGCCGGCGGACGTCCGGAGTCGGTATTGACGCTCTTCAGGACTGGGAGAAGTTGCTTGTGATCACCGACGACAATCCACTTCTTTGCAGTTACCATCGCCAGCAAGCCCATCGGGGTACTGATCTGGCTCGCTTCATCGATGATGACGGTATCAAACTCGACCTGTGCGAGGCCGCCGAGCTGAGAACGGACTAAGGTCGCCCCAGTAATATCGGCCTGTCTGACTGATGTGGCCTCCGCTTCATCCCACAACTCTCGCAATTCTCGCTGCAGCGTGGTTAGCTCTTCCCGCTCTGCCGCAATCTCCGCGTCTATCTCGGCTTCTCTATTGGAGTCACGAAGCCGATGATCGACTTCGCGGTTCAGGTATCCCTTGTGTTCTTCGAGGGCGCCAATTCGCTCTTGTTGATCACTGATTGCCGATTTGAGCTCATCAACTCGGTCGAGCAACCCGCTCACCGATGACGTCTCGCTATCAACCACTTTTTCCAACATCAATTCCTTCGCTTCTGTTGAGACCTTTTCAGGCCGCCCAACCCGAACGACCCTATGTGGGTTATCACCAGCTAGGTTCTCAATGACGTTGTCGACAGCAATATTCGTGTGAGATGTTACTAGTACGCGTTCTCCCCGATTCGCAAGTTCATCTGCTGCTTTCGCAATTACTTCGGTTTTGCCAGTTCCAGGTGGGCCAACGACGGTATACAGGTCCCCCGGACTCATACCGAGAACGTGATTGACAACTTCGCGCTGTGAGTCATTAAGCGGGAAACTGTCGGCGCCAACACTCTCCAACTGCGTGTTCTGCTCAGGGGTTATTTGCGGTAGTGAGTCACGATTCAGTGTCTTGAGTAAGCGTTTCGAGTTCTGTACGAGGCGTTCGTGATCCGGAGAAGATGTAGCAAGACCTTCAAAATCACGTTGCGCCTCAAGCAGCCACGATTGTTGCAGGACCGTAGTGATATGTGATTCTGCACTCCACAACTCAACCGACATTCCCTCTGCGAGCGGGAGTGATCCCATCTCTCCGTAGTCGACGTGTACTTCGCTCTCAGTGGTGTTGATGACTCTTCCTAGCAGGAGCCGCTGATCATTTGTCGTATAGCCGACCTGACTTCCATCTTCGATCCAGTCTGGAGGGCGATGTGCCGTTCCAACAATAACGAACTTCGAACTAGGATTGTGTTCAGTAATCTCACCAGAGAGACGCTGGTTGTAGCGATCTTGTCGTTCTCGTTTCGCCTCGTCGTGAACGATCTGCGGCCACCCACCAAGGAGTGTCCCGCAGTTAGAACAGTACAGCAGCGGTGCAGACTCGAACGAATTTCCGCACTGATCACAATAGAGATTATCCTCGTTCTTATTGGAGACAGCGCTCTCTAAAGCATCTCGAATCACTGCATCGTTATTTTCCAGAAACTTGGTTGCAGTCGCTACTGGCTCCTCAATCTCAGATACACTGGAAAGCATATCGAGCCGTTCACTAATCTGATCTGTAATCTCCTTCCCAAGGAATCGACTGCCGGACTCAAATTTTCGTTGTGCACCAGCTAAGGTATAGTGAACGATTGCCGCGACAGCGGCGTCGGATCCAAACTGTTCAGCAAACGCAGTGACACCAGCCCGTGGACAGTCAGTGATCCAATCCTGAGTTCGTCGGGCAGACGCAGGGAACTCAAATTCCAACTGCGGTGCTGCACGGGATACGACATATGGAGCATCGATCAACAGATCGACCAATCGGACTGTGGCCGGATCCAGTCCCAACTCACGGCCACAGTGTGCATGGACATACCATTCAGTCATTCGATAGAATCGTAATGAATCATGCCGATATATTAATTTTCTCATATATGTGTGGGTTAGGCTATCGCGCAAACAACTCACTGCGTTTCGCGGAACTACTTATATAGATCAATTATTCTGATTTGGTTGTCAACCTCAAGAGGTTATTTGAGATTATATGTCAACGAACTGCTGTCTGCGAGATCTGCTCTATACGGTCTTGATAGTTCGATGACGAGCGACGAAATCGGCTGCCAACAACTCGATACACATCCCGAACTCGGTTAGAACCCAAAGAACCCTGACATGGCACTCCAGCGCGTGAACTGGCTGCGAAGCCTCAGGTTCGTTCAGAAGGACGGCGACCAGTATCGGGTCACTGACGAGGTTCACCGACGGCGCTGTTGAGTACGGGGCAGATTCTGCTGCATCGGCTGTGTCTGGTATAGTGGATCCGATGACCGCAGGAACATATGAGACGACGGTCGACGCACGAGCCATCGATCAAGAGTATCGATTCCAGGTGAATCCGGATTTCGAAACGGAGAGTGATCTGCTGCAGCAGACGATCCTCGATCAGGCTGGAGAGCGACTTACGTTACTTGATGAAAACGTCGTCACGGACTATGGCAGGATAACGTGTCGATAAACGTCGGCCAATAATTTCATGAGCTAGTAATCAAGTGAGTGAAATAGCGGGGTCGGTCCAATTCCGCTTGAAGGACATCTTCATGGCATCAGTATCATCGGATGATGACTCATCAAATAATGAATCTACAAATTCACGATTAAACTTTCACGCTGAGCGAGTCGGGGTGATGAAAACTTAATGACAACGCGTCTCTTACACACGACAGATACTTTCTTAGACCGCAAAAATATGGGTCGGAAATCCCGTCTGAAAGATTATCTAGCTGCATTTAAACAAGCGATCGCACACGCACTTCGGAAAAACGTCGACGGCGTGATCCACACGGGCGATCTGTTCTGGACGAGAGCCCCCTCGGAGGAGATCGTTGAAGAGTGCAAAAAACCTCTGAGGCGGCTGGCGAAGGCGGGAATTCCGTTTTGGCTGGTGTACGGGGATCGGGATGACAAGCTAGCGACCGGCCTTCTGGATGAGTTTCAAGAAGAGGGATTGCTTCGGCGATTGACCTCAGAGTGGCACACCATCGGCGACGTCTCGGTTTATGGCATCGACGCGACGACCGATCTGAGATCGGCCAGTCACCCAGAGGTCAAGCCACCGCGACCGCGGATCGCTTGTGCGCATGAAGACGTCGCGGTTTCCACCCTCAACAGGGTCCTGGGGTCGGAAGTCGATGCGTTGCTTCTCGGCGATCAAGAAGGCTCGGTCAACCGCATGGAATCCGGCTGCCGAATTCTCTCTCCCGGCAGCCCCGAACGAGTGATAGGAAAGTGGACGACCGAAACCGGAGCCGGGACCAGCGCGTGGAGCCAGCCGCGCCGCGTCAACGTCTACACAATCTCCGAACAATCGATCTCCGTCGAATCCAGTGTGATCGATGCTCGGGATTACGAGGGAATCGAAATCCGGGTCGATGCACAAACGACCATGCAGGACGTCAAGCGACGACTGGATCAGTTCGATCTGAAAGAAAAGGCGGTCTTGCTGATCCTGAGAGGCGAGAACGGCCCAGCAAACCCGTCGCGAGATGCGATTCAAGACGAACTATCGGCCCGGGCTGAAATTGCTCGTGTCTACGACCGACGGGACGATGTCGATGCTTCTGATGGTACGTCGGGAGGATCCGATGCAACGACCGGGGCACCTCTTGACGCGGATGGCGGAACGAATTCCACTCCTGCCGACGGTACAAGGACAATCAATCCCGTCGAGATTACGCGCGACGATATCGACAAACTCGATGTCGCTGACGGGACCTCTCCCGACTCCTCACATCTCGCGGTCAAATTCAGGCGGTTGCAGGCGCAGATCGAGACCCTCTTCCGGAATGCCCCGTGGTTCGAGTCGTTCGATTGGTCCGGCGACCCGGGCTCGCCGTACGTCGAACCTCCCGACTCTGACGAATCGGAGTATCTCTGGTTGGGTCTGTATCACGACTCGTACCGCTCACTCGGCACGCAGTCCAGTGCGCTTCAGTTCGAGTTCGGGATCGATACGGATTCCAGTCGCGGGTTCTTCGGCCGCAGCGTAATCTGTGGCCTGTATCTCGGACCCTGGGTGAAGGATTCGGTCGCTGGGGACGTCGCCGATCGTCTCTGGGCACATCACGCCAATGTCGCCTCTTTTTTGACCACCCAGTCGGACTACGTCCTCATCACTGGAGACAAAACGTGGCAGACACTTACCCCCGATATCGTCACGAGACGAGCCGATCACCTTGCCCAGGGATTCGCTCTCACCCTCGCTCTTTCGCTGGAAGACCTCTACGCATGCGACGACCTGGTTGAACTCGCGGGACAGGCAATCCTGGAAGTGCTGCCGCTGTACTACAAACTCGCCGGAGTGGACAGTCCCGACCATATCCCGAACATGGAATCGTTTCGGGAAGACCTCGGGGTTCACGAGGACTCGACCCGCGATGCGGAGGGCAGGTCAATCCCACAACCGACCGCAACCGATGTCGACGTCAATGTGGAAGCGACGGTCGAATCGATCGAAGCACACTCGTCGATACTCGATTCTGATGATATTGAAAGATCCCTTGATAATCTCGCCGAGCGAGGCGCGTCGCGTGATGAGGCGCTGCAGTACGTTCGACAATATGCCTTCGACATGGAACGCGGCGACGGGCTCTACGCAATTAATGGGCTGGGTCCGGTCGCCGGCTACACACTTGCCCAGGCCGGAATCACGACCCCTGAGGAACTGGCGTCAACCTCGCTCGAGGAGGTGAAGGCGATCGACGGACTGCTCGAGGACCACGCGCAAAGAATCCTGGAAAACGCCCGAAGCGGGGAGCTGACACCGGCAGCCACGGGAGCGAACGACGGTTCATCGGCTGCCACAGCCGACGCCGCGTCTGAATCGGACGTCACCGCCGCTTCCAAGGAGACCGGTAGCGAGACCCAGAAAGTGCGCGAGTCACGGACCCGTTCTGCTGATACATCCCGGTCACGTGCGACGGACGATCTGCCGGTCGTCACCCACGACGGTCAAGAGATCTCGGCAAATCAATTGTCCGAATGTTACGAAGCGATCCGCAGCGTCCGGAAGGTCCTTTCGACAGTCATGCAGCTCCCGGGAACCGCTATCGACCCCGACGATTTGACTGATTCCTGCGTTCAGTACTACGTGCTCCTCGAGGCGTGCATCAGTGGCCATTCGGAGCTTGAGCTGTCAGGATACGGTCAGCAGCATCGGGATCGACTCTCGTTCAGAACCGATGACTATCGCCATGCGTTCGGCGATGGCGACTGGGTGACCGAGTATCACACCATCGATGTGGCACCGTATCGGGAAGAGACGCAAGACTGGCTCGAGGAAAAGACGTATCTCGAGGACACACAGCGATTCGTTCGGCCGATCCCGCCGGGGATCGAGCAGCCGCTCCCGGAGAGCGTCGGCTCAGTTGACGACCTCCGCTACGCGCTTGAGGTATTAAGCGAGTTCCCCGCCTATCCTCCCCTGCCGACGGAGAACGGAGCCTCCGACCGTACAATACCGGTCGAAACCCTCTATACATCATTGTTCGGCCAAGTGGATGGTGCGCAGTTGATCGACGTTGAGACGCTTTCCGACCTAGGTTCGGCAAGTCCTGAACCGATCACGGGACCGGTGGCTGACGCGACGCCGACATCAAAGGCAGACGCCGAGTCAGTACTGCTCGATTACGGCAAACTCACGCACCTGTATAAACAGGTCGAACCCCCGACTCAGTCGCCTGTTCGACGTCTGCTGCCCGTCTTCGGCCTCGACTGGTACCGTTCGGCATCCGGATCATTCGACGCCCTGCAAGACCTCGCGAAGCACGGTAAGGACGACCCGGTTTCGATCTTCCGGCCACGGCTTCGAGATATGGTGCATCGTCGATTCCTGCGCGATCGCTGGGAGTACGATTACATCACGGTCGTCCCGAGCCACGAGGCCGGGAGTTTGAGCCCGCAACTCGTCGAACTGGCCCAGGACTCCGTCCTCGAAACATCGACCCTCTACTCACCGCTGCTGGAACGAACGGAAACGACGGAACGGCAGCGCGAGAAATCGCGCGAGGGACGCAAGGAGGTCGCACGAAATCCGGAGGCAACATTGCGAGCCCGCGCCTCACTCGATGGAGAAACCGTGATTCTATTCGACGATATCTGCACTTCCGGGAACTCGCTACTGGCGGGAGCGTACCTGCTGCGTGAAGCCGGGGCCGATCGCGTGGTCGGTCTGACCCTCGGGTTTACACCCGGCGAGGACGAGATGCAGACGAAAGAAATCAAGAAGCCCGATGCCTACGCGTCGGATATCATCGCGGGGTTAGAATGATGGAAATAGACGAGGTCGCCGCTCTGGTCGGGTTGACGGATATCGACGGGATCGGTGATAAGCGCGCCCTCGAATTGTATCGAGCGGTCGAGACGTTGGAGGAACTCTGGTCGAGCCCGTTAGCCGCATTCGACGACTTTCACTACGTGGATGAAGAAACCCACGCGCAGCTACGGAGTTTGCCGGAGACCATCGACGACTACTGCGAGCGGTTCGATCGCTACAGGAACGATGGAACCGAGATCATCGGCATCGACGACAACCGGTATCCGGCGGTATTACGCCGTAATCATGCACCGTTCATCCTCTATGCGAGGGGAGATGTCGATCTGTTGGATGGACCAGCAGTGAGCGTCTCTGGATCGCGCGAGACCAACGAAGCCGGGCAACAATGGATCCGTGGGATCGCGCGCGAGCTGGCCGCTAAAGGGTACACAATAGTCAGCGGCGGTGCTCGAGGCGCGGATACGGCGGCTCACGAAGGTGCCCTCGATGCGACTGGCGAAACGATTGTCGTCCTCGGGACGGGCGTAGATACCCCGTATCCGGAAGAGAACGAGGCTCTGTTTTCCGATATCGTCGATGCGGGTGGCCTTCTACTCTCACACCGGCCACCGGACGCAGGACCGACTCGTCATTCGTTCCTCGACCGCAACCCGACGATTTCTGCGCTGAGTCGCGGGACAATCGTCGTCGCTACCGATGGGACGGGCGGAACGATGGCCCAGTATGACATCGCTGTCGAACAGAATCGCCGAATATTCGTTCCCGAAGTGGACCGCGACATACGGCCCGATAACGGCCTTAGAGAGTTGCGAACTGCCGAGGCAACAACGGTTGTCTCCTCGACCGCGTCGATCGAAGCCGAACTCGTAGAAGCGACTCCCGGTGACGGGACGGAACCCGGTGATACGGACAGTTCCGAGGAAGAGGCAAACCAAACGAGTCTGGACGACTGGGGGTGATCCTCTCTGGTCGAACTGTTTCCCGTCCGCAACCCATGATTTTACTTAACTGATACCGGACAGAGAGGTTGATTTTTGATCGAAGAGAAATGCCGTCAAGACCGGGATCAACACTATCCCGACGGATTTCGACTTGGCGGATCCCATGACTTCAGGACCTACGATACGACGGTTGAAGCGAGAGCCATTGATCCGGAGTTTCGAGTGACTGTTCGGGAGGTTCGATCGAGAGCTATTCACGATCGATCCAGCGTTCGAGACTGGAAGTGATCTTCTGCGGTGAACGATCCTCGACTGCGCCGGTGAACGATTGCCACTACCGGATGGAGCCGGATCGGATTCCGTAAACTGCTACACCACCTTCACTAGCGGATCGCAAAAGAAGGGTTCAACATCCCTCTTTCGTGGAGATTTACTCTACGTTCAGGTTCATGTATCCGCCTTTGACGACGCGCTCGAACCCCTGTTCGGCGACCATCGCGTCCAGATCGTCGACCGAGTCGATCACCTGTTCCATTGCCACCGTGCTCTGTGCCGGCCAGTTCGCCGTCCCCGCCTCGGGAACCGAGACGAGCCGAACGACGTAGGGTGCATCGGAGTCACGAACGAAGGCCTTGCACTGGCGATACTCGTTCGTCGTCAACCGGAACCGGAACGGCGGTTCGGTTCCGTCGACCGCCTTCACCTCGACGGGAGCGAAGTTGAGGCCGAACGCGCTGTTCGATTGCGTCGACTCGGGGACCGAACGGATCGATCACGTCGAAGCCCGGCCCGTGCTCCATCGTGACGTTGACCAACTCGACGAGCGGGTGGGCGGTCAGCAAGCCGTCTTCCTCGATCCACGATCGCCAGTCCACGATCATCGATTCCGTGAGTCCCTCTGGATCGTCCAGCAGGGGCAGAAGGTTCTCCTCCCAGACGCCGTCGAGATGCCAGCTGTACTCGGCGTTCCGCTGGTCTCGGTGCAACTGGTTGAAGCCGCTGCGCAGCTGTCGGAGGACGCCGCTCGGATTCTCCTCGAGCCAGCCGGCCGCTCGGCCGAGGACGCTGGCCATGACGAACGCCTCGGCATGCTGGCCTTGACCGCGGAACTGTGACCTGCCACCGCCGCCGCCGCGTTGCGATCCGCTCGAGATGTTGAGCGACACATCTCCGGTTCCCAGGAGGTCGGTCGACTCCGGACCACCGGACGGGACGAAATCCACGGCGCTGTCGGAAAAGACCAACGAGGTGAGATCCGAAAGGACGGGTCCTTGATGCTCGGCTGCACCGTGATCGGTCCCGGTATCCTCACCGACTGTGCCCACCTCGAATTCTGACGAGACCAGCGAGTGTAGCTACCCACTGGTATTAGACGCTCCGCTCTCAGCAGCCCGATGCGGTTAATATGGTCACCGATATTGTGAGAAGGGATGTCCGTCTGTCACGCGGTTGAACTTCTACTACTCCTTTGATTGCGTCGCAACAGGGACCTCGAGCACCGGCTCTTCGTCCGTGAACGCGTTGACGTCAACTTGAACGGACTGTGTGACCGTAACTTCGCGTTCGACCTGCGCGTTTAGCAGTCGGAACGGATTTGGAATCGTTCGAATGTAGGGGTCGGGACTTGTTCGCTTCGAGAGATGGCCGACGACATAGAGGTAGTAGAGTGGCATTTCGCGGGCCTGAATCCAATCATTTCGGGCTGTCGTCCACTCGTTCCACGAGACAGATGGCTTACGACGTCGGCACGTCGCCGCCTTGAGCTCGATGAGTCGATCAGGCTCTTTGGTCTCCGGATTCACCGTCAGTAGATCGAACCCGGGGAAGTGCTCCGGGATTCCCGCCTCCGTTTCCAGCACTTCGAACGCACGCGCTGCATTCGGATGCTCTCGCGCCGCGTCCACGAGATGCCGTTCATCG
The nucleotide sequence above comes from Halosolutus halophilus. Encoded proteins:
- a CDS encoding DUF5797 family protein, coding for MRKLIYRHDSLRFYRMTEWYVHAHCGRELGLDPATVRLVDLLIDAPYVVSRAAPQLEFEFPASARRTQDWITDCPRAGVTAFAEQFGSDAAVAAIVHYTLAGAQRKFESGSRFLGKEITDQISERLDMLSSVSEIEEPVATATKFLENNDAVIRDALESAVSNKNEDNLYCDQCGNSFESAPLLYCSNCGTLLGGWPQIVHDEAKRERQDRYNQRLSGEITEHNPSSKFVIVGTAHRPPDWIEDGSQVGYTTNDQRLLLGRVINTTESEVHVDYGEMGSLPLAEGMSVELWSAESHITTVLQQSWLLEAQRDFEGLATSSPDHERLVQNSKRLLKTLNRDSLPQITPEQNTQLESVGADSFPLNDSQREVVNHVLGMSPGDLYTVVGPPGTGKTEVIAKAADELANRGERVLVTSHTNIAVDNVIENLAGDNPHRVVRVGRPEKVSTEAKELMLEKVVDSETSSVSGLLDRVDELKSAISDQQERIGALEEHKGYLNREVDHRLRDSNREAEIDAEIAAEREELTTLQRELRELWDEAEATSVRQADITGATLVRSQLGGLAQVEFDTVIIDEASQISTPMGLLAMVTAKKWIVVGDHKQLLPVLKSVNTDSGRPPAGSSIFNLLRDRFGEDAWLRTHYRSVAPIIGFARDRVYDSNIELAHTGDGTIETPSHLRSDEMFVDEVLDEPLAMVATSEEQGWRKRYGSPFNKQEADVCVRLVARLIQDYGLDTDQLGIITPYRGQRNVIRDALETEYAVDVETVDGFQGRERDVIIYSVVGTDPGSLKFAGDQNRFNVAATRPKSKLVVVGNVDRIGAKTEPDNILRSFIEYADARDAFFDWETESRVSPDLPSPLSTEPDEELVEETDHELPPRDLTRLSDIVAMQPTSNGELASRWDLDSGKDVHRYLSSTLDEYVYRDETVRIRATAEAEQLVEACQQAALSTANLQEEEQEGATQTDQEGHEEASKNDSDHNRRDELIAELKRLSKNWSNVNRRLLYSVGDNHPQVYEEVFGSLDAALSAAGLEDTTDDDTATKSSNTGTTNDKLEQALREVGLADEPDS
- a CDS encoding helix-hairpin-helix domain-containing protein gives rise to the protein MTTRLLHTTDTFLDRKNMGRKSRLKDYLAAFKQAIAHALRKNVDGVIHTGDLFWTRAPSEEIVEECKKPLRRLAKAGIPFWLVYGDRDDKLATGLLDEFQEEGLLRRLTSEWHTIGDVSVYGIDATTDLRSASHPEVKPPRPRIACAHEDVAVSTLNRVLGSEVDALLLGDQEGSVNRMESGCRILSPGSPERVIGKWTTETGAGTSAWSQPRRVNVYTISEQSISVESSVIDARDYEGIEIRVDAQTTMQDVKRRLDQFDLKEKAVLLILRGENGPANPSRDAIQDELSARAEIARVYDRRDDVDASDGTSGGSDATTGAPLDADGGTNSTPADGTRTINPVEITRDDIDKLDVADGTSPDSSHLAVKFRRLQAQIETLFRNAPWFESFDWSGDPGSPYVEPPDSDESEYLWLGLYHDSYRSLGTQSSALQFEFGIDTDSSRGFFGRSVICGLYLGPWVKDSVAGDVADRLWAHHANVASFLTTQSDYVLITGDKTWQTLTPDIVTRRADHLAQGFALTLALSLEDLYACDDLVELAGQAILEVLPLYYKLAGVDSPDHIPNMESFREDLGVHEDSTRDAEGRSIPQPTATDVDVNVEATVESIEAHSSILDSDDIERSLDNLAERGASRDEALQYVRQYAFDMERGDGLYAINGLGPVAGYTLAQAGITTPEELASTSLEEVKAIDGLLEDHAQRILENARSGELTPAATGANDGSSAATADAASESDVTAASKETGSETQKVRESRTRSADTSRSRATDDLPVVTHDGQEISANQLSECYEAIRSVRKVLSTVMQLPGTAIDPDDLTDSCVQYYVLLEACISGHSELELSGYGQQHRDRLSFRTDDYRHAFGDGDWVTEYHTIDVAPYREETQDWLEEKTYLEDTQRFVRPIPPGIEQPLPESVGSVDDLRYALEVLSEFPAYPPLPTENGASDRTIPVETLYTSLFGQVDGAQLIDVETLSDLGSASPEPITGPVADATPTSKADAESVLLDYGKLTHLYKQVEPPTQSPVRRLLPVFGLDWYRSASGSFDALQDLAKHGKDDPVSIFRPRLRDMVHRRFLRDRWEYDYITVVPSHEAGSLSPQLVELAQDSVLETSTLYSPLLERTETTERQREKSREGRKEVARNPEATLRARASLDGETVILFDDICTSGNSLLAGAYLLREAGADRVVGLTLGFTPGEDEMQTKEIKKPDAYASDIIAGLE
- a CDS encoding DNA-processing protein DprA, producing the protein MEIDEVAALVGLTDIDGIGDKRALELYRAVETLEELWSSPLAAFDDFHYVDEETHAQLRSLPETIDDYCERFDRYRNDGTEIIGIDDNRYPAVLRRNHAPFILYARGDVDLLDGPAVSVSGSRETNEAGQQWIRGIARELAAKGYTIVSGGARGADTAAHEGALDATGETIVVLGTGVDTPYPEENEALFSDIVDAGGLLLSHRPPDAGPTRHSFLDRNPTISALSRGTIVVATDGTGGTMAQYDIAVEQNRRIFVPEVDRDIRPDNGLRELRTAEATTVVSSTASIEAELVEATPGDGTEPGDTDSSEEEANQTSLDDWG
- a CDS encoding DUF604 domain-containing protein, translating into MGTVGEDTGTDHGAAEHQGPVLSDLTSLVFSDSAVDFVPSGGPESTDLLGTGDVSLNISSGSQRGGGGGRSQFRGQGQHAEAFVMASVLGRAAGWLEENPSGVLRQLRSGFNQLHRDQRNAEYSWHLDGVWEENLLPLLDDPEGLTESMIVDWRSWIEEDGLLTAHPLVELVNVTMEHGPGFDVIDPFGPRVDAIEQRVRPQLRSRRGEGGRRNRTAVPVPVDDERVSPVQGLRS